A DNA window from Bdellovibrio sp. BCCA contains the following coding sequences:
- a CDS encoding cytidine deaminase: MTETQKKLFDAASDAQKRAHAPYSNALIGAAVLMSDGRIFSGCNVENASFGGTVCAERVAIFKAVSEGAPKQIKEVLVVSDAEKPWPPCGFCRQVIAEFANEQTVIHTANLQGKIKSFQFPEIFPEAFTPKHLD, from the coding sequence ATGACAGAAACACAAAAAAAACTTTTCGATGCTGCTAGCGACGCTCAAAAAAGAGCTCACGCTCCCTACTCTAACGCTTTGATCGGCGCTGCGGTCCTGATGAGTGACGGACGTATTTTTTCTGGATGCAATGTTGAAAATGCCTCTTTCGGCGGAACGGTTTGCGCAGAACGTGTGGCGATTTTTAAAGCCGTCAGCGAAGGCGCTCCAAAACAAATCAAAGAGGTTTTGGTGGTCAGCGACGCTGAAAAACCATGGCCTCCTTGCGGATTTTGCCGTCAGGTGATTGCAGAGTTTGCCAATGAACAAACCGTGATTCACACAGCCAATCTTCAAGGTAAAATAAAAAGCTTCCAGTTCCCGGAAATTTTCCCTGAAGCTTTCACACCAAAACACCTAGATTAA
- the folE2 gene encoding GTP cyclohydrolase FolE2 — translation MTKTNLPDVAKETHSEKYAPIDWVGMGSIELPLLLKQADGVYRIPARADAKVSLDKKPSRGIHMSRLYLITQDILTKNEMTLGLLGKATDEFLKTHEDLSTQALVQVQFEAPLVRKALKSTNQAWRSYPVVLSSFNQEGAKSYFVEVVVTYSSTCPASAALSRQLIQDGFKQQFQDQSLDFDVVHSWLGTPQGIVATPHAQRSFARVKAEVGPNYNYADLIDIIEEALQTAVQGAVKREDEQEFALRNGQNLMFCEDAARRVKEALDAKAGILDYVAEFSHVESLHPHNAVSHISKGKKLRSF, via the coding sequence ATGACGAAAACGAATCTTCCTGACGTAGCTAAAGAAACTCATTCCGAAAAGTATGCGCCTATTGATTGGGTGGGAATGGGTTCCATCGAATTACCTTTATTATTAAAACAAGCTGACGGTGTTTATCGAATTCCAGCGCGTGCGGACGCGAAAGTCAGCCTTGATAAAAAACCTTCGCGCGGTATTCACATGTCGCGTTTGTATCTGATCACGCAAGACATTTTGACGAAGAACGAAATGACTTTGGGACTTTTGGGAAAAGCGACGGATGAGTTTTTGAAAACTCACGAAGACCTTTCCACTCAAGCTCTTGTGCAAGTGCAGTTTGAAGCTCCCTTGGTACGTAAGGCTCTAAAGAGTACAAATCAAGCTTGGCGCTCTTATCCAGTAGTGCTTTCTTCTTTTAATCAAGAAGGGGCAAAGAGCTATTTTGTTGAAGTGGTTGTGACTTACTCAAGCACGTGCCCCGCATCGGCGGCTCTTTCTCGACAATTGATTCAAGATGGTTTCAAACAACAATTCCAAGATCAGTCTTTGGATTTTGATGTGGTTCATTCTTGGTTAGGAACTCCGCAAGGAATCGTGGCGACTCCGCATGCGCAAAGAAGTTTTGCTCGTGTGAAAGCGGAAGTCGGTCCGAATTATAATTACGCAGATTTGATCGACATCATAGAAGAAGCTTTGCAAACGGCGGTTCAAGGTGCGGTGAAAAGGGAAGACGAGCAGGAGTTCGCTCTTCGTAACGGACAGAATCTCATGTTCTGTGAAGACGCCGCTCGCCGTGTGAAAGAGGCTTTGGACGCGAAAGCAGGTATTTTGGATTACGTTGCTGAGTTTAGCCATGTCGAAAGTCTGCATCCTCACAATGCTGTTTCTCATATTTCTAAAGGTAAAAAACTTCGCAGTTTTTAA
- the uvrA gene encoding excinuclease ABC subunit UvrA: protein MSQAEDGIIVKGAKEHNLKNVSVVIPRNKITVFTGLSGSGKSSLAFDTVYAEGQRRYVESLSAYARNFLEQLKKPEVDSISGLSPAIAIDQKSVSTNPRSTVGTVTEIYDYLRLLYAKLGIPECPIHHIPVTSQTPQQIIEDVMKKSMGTKFYVLAPMASGKKGEFLAEFQRWAKKGFVKAKVDGKMIDLDKATKLAKTKTHDIDLVVDQLILKDSMKLRLSESINTALSMANGRVIIETLDGERVSYSLHSACPECGYSFPEIEPRMFSFNNPRGACPTCNGLGTIDLVEEEQFSDSEVGGKKLDKVVYKYKGKKTSDEDDEEDEEMVLSACPDCHGSRLRPEALNIRLGEKTIAELADLGAVELRDWISKLKWKSKDQLIAEKIVKQIVARLDYLIRVGTGYLSLSRPSRTLSGGEAQRIRLATQVGSSLIGVLYVMDEPSIGLHPRDHHRLLNIIGELKDRGNTILLVEHDEDTIRYADFVVDLGPRAGVLGGEMMAQGTPEELENNPKSLTGKYLKGEMRIPVPAERRKGNGQFLKLTGASGNNLHNVDMQIPLGTFTAVTGVSGSGKSTLIIDTLYKILAQHFYKASAQPSPYKKIEGLDKIDKVIDINQRPIGRTPRSTPATYVGLFPMIRDLFANLPDSKLRGYEPGRFSFNVKGGRCETCMGHGQIRVEMHFLSDVFVTCDTCQGRRYNRETLNIKYKSKSIADVLEMSVSEALEFFKNHSQIYRKLETLHRVGLDYMTLGQSSTTLSGGEAQRVKLSKELSRRGTGKTLYILDEPTTGLHFDDVRKLVELIQELADQGNTVLVIEHNMEVVKSADHVIDLGPDGGKGGGYIVATGTPEQVAKVSGSETGKFLKPVLK, encoded by the coding sequence ATGTCACAAGCTGAAGATGGAATCATAGTAAAAGGCGCAAAAGAGCATAACCTGAAAAACGTCAGCGTGGTTATTCCTCGGAATAAAATCACGGTGTTTACGGGTTTGAGCGGCAGTGGGAAATCCTCACTCGCTTTTGACACTGTCTATGCAGAAGGACAACGTCGTTACGTTGAAAGTCTGTCGGCGTATGCGCGAAATTTCCTTGAGCAATTAAAAAAACCGGAAGTGGATTCCATCTCTGGACTTTCTCCGGCGATTGCTATTGATCAAAAATCAGTGAGCACAAATCCTCGCTCCACTGTGGGAACGGTGACAGAGATTTACGATTATCTTCGTTTGTTATATGCAAAACTGGGAATCCCTGAATGTCCGATTCATCACATCCCAGTGACCAGTCAAACTCCGCAACAGATTATTGAAGACGTGATGAAAAAGAGCATGGGCACGAAGTTCTATGTTCTGGCTCCCATGGCTTCAGGGAAAAAAGGGGAGTTCTTAGCGGAGTTCCAACGCTGGGCTAAGAAAGGTTTTGTGAAAGCCAAAGTCGACGGCAAGATGATTGATCTTGATAAAGCGACGAAGCTTGCAAAAACCAAAACCCACGATATTGATCTTGTTGTCGATCAGTTGATTCTTAAAGACTCCATGAAACTTCGTCTTTCAGAAAGTATCAACACCGCGCTTTCGATGGCGAATGGCCGAGTTATTATTGAAACTCTGGACGGCGAACGCGTTTCCTATTCACTTCATTCGGCGTGCCCTGAGTGCGGATACAGCTTTCCTGAAATTGAACCGCGTATGTTCAGTTTCAATAATCCGCGCGGAGCCTGCCCGACATGCAATGGTTTGGGAACCATCGACCTTGTGGAGGAAGAACAATTTTCAGACTCGGAAGTCGGCGGAAAAAAATTAGATAAAGTCGTTTATAAATACAAAGGCAAAAAAACTTCGGATGAAGATGACGAAGAAGATGAAGAAATGGTTTTATCGGCGTGTCCTGATTGTCATGGCTCACGTCTAAGACCGGAAGCGCTCAACATTCGTTTGGGTGAAAAAACGATCGCGGAGCTTGCGGACCTCGGTGCCGTTGAGTTGCGTGACTGGATTTCAAAATTGAAGTGGAAATCCAAAGACCAATTAATCGCTGAAAAGATCGTCAAACAAATTGTCGCACGTTTGGATTATTTGATTCGTGTGGGAACGGGATATTTATCTTTAAGTCGTCCCTCAAGAACTTTGTCGGGTGGTGAAGCTCAGCGCATTCGTTTGGCAACGCAAGTCGGTTCTTCGTTGATCGGTGTTCTTTACGTGATGGACGAGCCGAGTATTGGTCTTCATCCGCGCGACCATCACCGTTTGTTAAATATTATCGGCGAGCTTAAAGATCGTGGAAATACGATTCTTCTGGTTGAGCATGATGAAGATACGATTCGTTATGCGGATTTCGTTGTCGACTTGGGTCCTCGCGCTGGTGTTTTAGGTGGTGAGATGATGGCCCAAGGAACTCCGGAAGAACTTGAGAACAATCCAAAATCACTGACAGGAAAATATCTTAAAGGTGAGATGCGCATTCCTGTTCCCGCAGAACGCCGCAAAGGCAATGGTCAGTTTCTAAAACTGACAGGAGCTAGCGGAAATAATCTGCACAATGTGGACATGCAGATTCCGCTGGGCACATTCACGGCAGTAACCGGAGTTTCAGGTTCAGGAAAAAGTACGCTGATCATCGACACTCTTTATAAAATTTTAGCGCAGCATTTTTATAAAGCGTCAGCACAGCCGTCGCCTTATAAAAAAATTGAAGGTCTTGATAAGATTGACAAAGTCATCGACATCAATCAAAGACCGATTGGCAGAACACCGCGATCTACGCCAGCGACGTACGTAGGACTTTTCCCAATGATTCGTGATCTCTTCGCGAATCTTCCGGATTCAAAACTTCGTGGTTATGAACCAGGTCGTTTTAGTTTTAACGTCAAGGGCGGTCGCTGCGAAACGTGTATGGGACATGGACAAATCCGTGTGGAGATGCACTTTCTTAGCGATGTCTTTGTGACCTGTGATACATGCCAGGGACGCAGATACAATCGTGAAACGTTGAATATTAAATACAAAAGCAAATCCATCGCGGATGTTCTTGAAATGAGCGTCAGTGAAGCGTTGGAGTTTTTCAAAAACCACAGTCAGATTTATCGCAAGCTTGAAACTTTGCATCGCGTAGGTTTGGATTACATGACTCTGGGGCAAAGTTCGACGACCTTATCGGGTGGTGAAGCGCAACGCGTGAAGCTTTCTAAAGAGCTTTCTCGTCGCGGTACTGGCAAAACGTTGTACATCCTCGATGAGCCGACAACGGGTCTGCATTTTGATGACGTTCGCAAGCTTGTAGAACTTATTCAAGAGCTCGCAGATCAGGGCAACACGGTGCTGGTGATCGAACACAATATGGAAGTTGTTAAATCGGCAGACCATGTGATTGATCTAGGACCTGATGGAGGAAAAGGCGGAGGCTATATCGTCGCCACCGGAACTCCAGAGCAGGTTGCTAAAGTTTCAGGCAGTGAAACTGGTAAATTTTTAAAACCTGTTTTGAAATAA
- a CDS encoding Fur family transcriptional regulator, with protein MGKDTVPFLPRQHDEDIVVHHDDFDEAELKRIIRALNLKVTTQRMAILKALHEGRRHVTAQELYEKLNKIHPEIGFATVYRFLRTLTEGTFVTEVRMGGLPARYELTPKGHHDHLTCVKCGKICEFENRAIESLQEKVANQFGFKLTHHILELYGVCPACQAK; from the coding sequence ATGGGTAAAGACACAGTTCCATTTCTGCCAAGACAGCACGATGAAGACATTGTTGTTCATCATGATGATTTTGACGAAGCAGAGCTTAAGCGTATTATCCGTGCGCTCAACTTGAAGGTCACAACTCAACGTATGGCGATCTTAAAGGCTCTTCATGAGGGCCGTCGTCACGTCACGGCGCAAGAGCTTTATGAAAAGCTCAACAAGATTCATCCTGAGATTGGATTTGCGACTGTTTATCGTTTCTTGCGTACGCTGACTGAAGGCACATTTGTGACAGAAGTTCGCATGGGTGGACTTCCTGCTCGTTACGAGCTGACTCCGAAGGGTCACCATGACCATTTGACATGTGTGAAGTGCGGAAAAATCTGTGAATTTGAAAACAGAGCGATTGAAAGTCTTCAAGAAAAAGTCGCGAATCAATTCGGATTTAAACTAACACATCACATCCTAGAGCTTTATGGTGTGTGTCCTGCGTGCCAGGCTAAATAA
- a CDS encoding FAD-binding oxidoreductase: MSSARTIYHMKVEQIIDHTPTVRELVLKTDSPAEFSFKAGQFVMLNVPQGEAKPILRAYSIASDDRIKNGFRLLFKFVENGVASTFVWNLKGGETLNFTGPFGKVFFQEPPTEQIVFLNTGTGLSQHICYLLSKKEQYPNLRYRMLFGVRSEKDMYYQKEIDQLQKELKDFKFEFVLSRPQDDWKGKKGYVQNFISEFDYKNIPTTFYLCGNGGMIKEVKHQLLEVDGFEKSRIWAEAFD, translated from the coding sequence ATGTCTTCCGCACGCACGATTTACCACATGAAAGTAGAACAAATCATCGATCACACTCCGACAGTGCGCGAACTGGTGCTTAAAACGGACTCTCCGGCCGAATTTTCCTTTAAAGCTGGCCAATTTGTGATGCTCAACGTCCCACAAGGTGAGGCTAAGCCGATTTTGCGTGCTTATTCCATCGCCTCTGATGACCGCATCAAGAATGGTTTCCGCCTTTTGTTTAAGTTCGTTGAAAATGGAGTGGCCTCGACTTTTGTTTGGAATCTCAAAGGGGGCGAGACGCTCAACTTTACCGGACCTTTTGGAAAAGTGTTTTTCCAAGAGCCGCCGACAGAGCAAATTGTTTTCCTCAATACCGGCACCGGACTTTCTCAACATATCTGTTATCTGCTTTCTAAAAAAGAACAGTATCCGAATCTTCGCTATCGCATGCTTTTCGGAGTTCGCTCTGAGAAAGACATGTACTACCAAAAAGAAATCGATCAGCTGCAAAAAGAACTCAAAGATTTCAAATTTGAGTTTGTCCTTAGCCGCCCGCAAGACGACTGGAAGGGTAAAAAAGGTTACGTGCAAAACTTTATCAGCGAGTTTGATTATAAAAACATTCCGACGACGTTCTACCTTTGCGGTAACGGCGGCATGATCAAAGAAGTGAAGCATCAGCTTCTTGAAGTGGATGGTTTTGAGAAATCACGCATCTGGGCGGAAGCGTTTGACTAA
- a CDS encoding Maf family protein yields the protein MAQKQLILASTSKYRQELLSRLAYGFTAQAPLIDEEKEKDPSLSPRALAEKLAELKAASLKGADRVVIGGDQLVAFEGRILGKSHTAEKAVEQLLAMQGKVHELITAICVFDGDKKISYTDITRMHMKKLSREQAERYVKLDMPTDCAGSYKIEKHGIMLFDKIESQDFTAIQGLPLIELSKILENVGL from the coding sequence ATGGCACAAAAACAACTCATCCTCGCAAGTACGTCTAAATACCGCCAAGAGCTGCTTTCTCGATTGGCTTACGGTTTCACGGCTCAGGCCCCTTTGATCGACGAAGAAAAAGAGAAAGATCCGAGCCTTTCTCCAAGAGCTTTGGCGGAAAAGTTGGCCGAACTTAAAGCGGCAAGCCTTAAGGGCGCGGACCGCGTCGTGATTGGCGGCGATCAGCTTGTGGCGTTTGAAGGACGTATTTTAGGAAAGTCCCATACGGCAGAAAAAGCCGTCGAACAGTTGCTTGCCATGCAGGGAAAAGTTCATGAACTTATCACGGCGATCTGTGTGTTTGATGGAGATAAAAAGATTTCCTATACCGATATCACGCGCATGCACATGAAAAAACTTTCCCGTGAGCAAGCGGAACGCTACGTGAAGTTGGATATGCCGACGGATTGCGCTGGAAGTTATAAAATCGAAAAACATGGCATTATGCTTTTTGATAAAATTGAAAGCCAAGATTTCACCGCGATTCAAGGTTTACCCTTGATTGAACTCAGCAAAATATTAGAGAATGTGGGACTATGA
- a CDS encoding SurA N-terminal domain-containing protein: protein MSDSMADKMKRKLSTKSVTAIVLFGAIILVFVFFGLPGRLGAGVGSVARVNNSLISLADFQQEENRIQQYYQNLFGSQMDFSSQRQLLRQQALENLVRMELVSQAAQKNGILATDAEVRDFIVKDIPFFQQNGQFQREFYSRYLESTRSNPGDFENKVRKDIANVRVRQMFELVSAPTAAEFKKLQDLKAQKINVLFVKIDSEAASKAMTKEKAEAAIKALDEALTKGDETAVNAQLKELKASWEETGLVELGSDNFPKITSAVATEAVFELKKTEPLLKRLVRDGNSKYVLKLKESKVEEVKALEPMTAEMMQKRRGDGMFEAWVNQFRSNSHVTMNTQALQLQ from the coding sequence ATGAGCGATAGTATGGCTGATAAAATGAAGAGAAAGCTCTCTACAAAGAGTGTTACGGCAATCGTTCTCTTCGGTGCGATCATTCTGGTTTTCGTGTTTTTCGGTTTGCCAGGCCGTTTGGGAGCTGGTGTTGGTTCCGTGGCGCGCGTGAACAACAGTTTGATCTCTTTGGCTGACTTCCAGCAGGAAGAAAATCGTATTCAGCAGTACTACCAAAATCTCTTTGGAAGTCAGATGGATTTTAGCTCTCAGCGTCAACTACTTCGTCAGCAAGCGCTAGAAAATCTTGTGCGTATGGAGCTTGTTTCTCAAGCTGCGCAAAAAAACGGCATTCTTGCGACGGACGCGGAAGTTCGCGATTTTATCGTGAAAGACATTCCTTTCTTCCAACAAAATGGTCAATTCCAGCGTGAATTCTACAGCCGTTACCTTGAATCCACTCGTTCAAACCCAGGCGACTTTGAAAACAAAGTTCGTAAAGACATTGCAAACGTGCGTGTTCGTCAAATGTTTGAACTTGTTTCTGCACCAACAGCAGCAGAATTTAAAAAGCTTCAAGATTTGAAAGCGCAAAAGATCAATGTTCTTTTTGTGAAAATTGATTCAGAAGCAGCTTCCAAAGCGATGACAAAAGAAAAAGCGGAAGCAGCTATCAAAGCTTTGGATGAAGCTTTGACTAAAGGCGACGAAACAGCGGTAAACGCGCAACTTAAAGAATTGAAAGCGTCTTGGGAAGAAACAGGTTTGGTAGAGTTGGGGTCTGATAACTTCCCAAAAATCACAAGCGCTGTGGCAACAGAAGCGGTTTTCGAGCTTAAGAAAACAGAACCATTGTTGAAACGTCTGGTTCGTGACGGCAACTCTAAATACGTTTTGAAGTTGAAAGAATCTAAAGTGGAAGAAGTGAAAGCTTTAGAGCCAATGACGGCTGAAATGATGCAAAAACGCCGTGGCGACGGTATGTTTGAAGCGTGGGTGAATCAATTCCGTTCAAACTCTCACGTCACAATGAACACGCAAGCGTTGCAACTTCAATAA
- a CDS encoding endonuclease/exonuclease/phosphatase family protein: MGISKLLVLGTLLFSAQVKAEQYWQADPRPPRFCVQNFNAYGPIYAKNIEGRTERIAGFLQGIPKCDVVHLQEVWNDSHIVQFEKSLKHQYNISAPNKDEKIGLMSFFMGDIKGRQTVDFNVNNEGGVLDSVRSAFNVKKAYHIVRSNFFGIDEDFFFMNTHLHPTSKAVRITQILDILQWRLKHQQLKLVFSGDFNSDIDSVERKFLMKTLGAHDSMEEYLGQYPKGYCTYCYGNPLGWMLSDHTFDYIFFSNVGESGTTLKATEGQVNMRGTPREPWSDHYGVRVELSVEPETSQITEKALEARRTDTIEMLAVAEYILKEEKGEEFKPYITLVQQLSSQLKNRTGAFNSYFEKFR, translated from the coding sequence ATGGGCATTTCAAAGCTTTTGGTACTTGGAACGTTGTTGTTTTCTGCACAAGTAAAGGCTGAGCAATACTGGCAGGCGGACCCTCGTCCTCCTCGTTTTTGTGTTCAAAACTTCAATGCCTATGGGCCGATTTACGCAAAAAATATCGAAGGTCGCACAGAGCGAATCGCGGGTTTCTTACAAGGGATTCCCAAGTGTGATGTGGTGCACTTGCAAGAAGTTTGGAATGACTCACACATTGTTCAATTCGAAAAAAGTTTAAAACATCAATATAATATCAGCGCTCCAAATAAAGATGAAAAGATCGGTTTGATGTCGTTTTTTATGGGCGATATCAAAGGCCGCCAAACTGTGGACTTTAACGTCAACAATGAAGGCGGGGTTCTTGACTCAGTTCGCTCTGCTTTTAACGTTAAAAAAGCTTACCATATCGTGAGATCTAATTTCTTTGGTATCGATGAAGATTTCTTTTTCATGAATACGCATTTGCACCCCACATCGAAGGCCGTTCGTATCACGCAGATTTTGGACATCTTGCAATGGCGCTTAAAGCATCAACAGTTGAAGCTTGTGTTCTCTGGAGATTTTAATTCCGACATCGACAGCGTTGAAAGAAAATTCCTAATGAAGACATTAGGAGCGCATGACTCAATGGAAGAGTATTTAGGACAATATCCGAAGGGCTATTGCACATACTGCTATGGAAACCCCTTAGGTTGGATGCTCTCAGATCATACGTTTGACTACATCTTTTTCTCAAACGTGGGTGAGTCGGGCACAACCTTGAAAGCGACAGAAGGCCAAGTTAATATGCGCGGAACTCCTCGCGAGCCTTGGTCTGATCACTATGGTGTGCGTGTGGAGCTTTCCGTAGAGCCTGAAACATCGCAGATCACTGAAAAAGCGTTGGAAGCTCGTCGTACAGACACAATTGAAATGTTGGCGGTCGCTGAGTACATCTTAAAAGAAGAAAAAGGTGAAGAATTTAAACCTTACATCACTCTTGTGCAGCAGCTTTCAAGCCAGCTTAAAAATCGCACGGGTGCTTTCAACTCTTACTTTGAAAAATTCAGATAA
- a CDS encoding DUF475 domain-containing protein, which produces MKYFTGSFFFTVIGLIASYFVGHYYGGTAAAGFSALFIAVILAVLEISLSFDNAIVNAVVLKEMTPVWRHRFLTWGMLIAVFGMRLIFPLLIVTFAADINPWQALVMAATRPDDYAKLMLGAHLQVAAFGGAFLLMVALKYFYDESKDLHWIPFIEKPTAYLGSKVEAIEVALCLVILALISHFLPMEESLTFLKAGMAGLITYVIVDGIGSWLEASDETMKDVHRASAGMFLYLEVLDASFSFDGVVGAFAITHNLFIIMIGLSIGAFFVRSLTIMFVEKEALKQFAYLEHGAFYAIGILSMIMLADPFLHIPEWVTGLSGGLVIAISFLWSLKKGPKESAE; this is translated from the coding sequence ATGAAATACTTTACTGGCTCCTTTTTCTTTACGGTTATCGGACTTATTGCGTCTTACTTTGTTGGTCATTATTACGGCGGAACTGCGGCGGCAGGTTTCAGCGCTCTTTTTATTGCGGTGATCTTAGCTGTTCTCGAAATCTCTTTGTCTTTCGATAATGCGATTGTGAATGCCGTTGTTCTTAAAGAAATGACTCCGGTATGGCGTCATCGTTTTTTGACGTGGGGAATGTTGATCGCGGTTTTCGGAATGCGTTTGATCTTTCCGTTATTGATTGTCACTTTCGCAGCCGACATCAATCCATGGCAAGCTTTGGTGATGGCGGCCACTCGTCCTGACGACTACGCAAAATTGATGTTAGGAGCACATCTGCAAGTGGCGGCCTTTGGTGGTGCGTTCTTGTTGATGGTGGCCCTTAAATACTTCTACGATGAAAGCAAGGATTTGCACTGGATTCCTTTTATCGAAAAACCAACAGCGTATTTGGGGAGCAAAGTCGAAGCGATCGAGGTCGCTCTTTGTCTTGTCATTCTTGCGTTGATCTCTCACTTCCTGCCTATGGAAGAATCATTGACCTTTTTGAAAGCGGGAATGGCGGGTCTTATTACTTATGTGATTGTTGACGGCATCGGTTCATGGCTTGAAGCTTCTGATGAAACAATGAAGGACGTGCACAGAGCCAGCGCGGGCATGTTCCTTTATTTGGAAGTTCTAGATGCATCTTTCAGCTTTGACGGTGTTGTCGGAGCCTTTGCTATCACGCACAATCTTTTCATTATCATGATTGGTCTCAGTATCGGCGCTTTCTTCGTCAGAAGTTTGACGATCATGTTTGTTGAAAAGGAAGCACTCAAGCAGTTTGCTTATCTTGAGCATGGCGCCTTCTATGCCATCGGCATTCTGTCCATGATCATGCTCGCAGATCCATTCTTGCACATTCCAGAATGGGTGACTGGTCTTAGTGGAGGACTTGTGATTGCGATTTCGTTCCTGTGGTCTTTGAAGAAGGGTCCCAAAGAATCTGCAGAATAG
- a CDS encoding DMT family transporter, producing MTKSRAAVELIFAGVLWGFGFVATVWALKAFTPIETLIYRFIIASVFGEILYIIFRGINFTTIREELLRALPAGLFLGGMLLLQTIGLKYTTATKSGFLTSLYVIFVPLFNAWFFKSRSGWKNYALVLLALAGTFILMDANLQGVNTGDLWTIGCSVIAAFHIIYIGRISNRVGNAFRFNNFQSLWCLAFLTPLLLTQDKINISSEHWLPWIGVICLGVASSVIAFYLQVRTQKVLSDATASMLFLLESPFAAIFGYFILSERLTLFQLSGALMILIASILQILWDPSSKTTGTKSQSQVLH from the coding sequence TTGACTAAGAGTCGCGCGGCCGTTGAATTAATTTTTGCCGGAGTCCTTTGGGGCTTTGGCTTCGTCGCCACTGTCTGGGCTCTGAAGGCCTTCACTCCCATCGAGACATTAATTTATCGTTTTATTATCGCCTCTGTTTTTGGCGAGATTCTTTACATCATTTTTCGAGGAATCAACTTCACGACGATTCGCGAAGAATTATTGCGCGCGCTTCCCGCGGGTCTTTTCCTTGGCGGGATGCTATTGCTGCAAACTATTGGTCTTAAATATACAACGGCAACAAAGAGTGGATTTCTAACCAGTCTTTATGTGATCTTTGTACCGCTTTTCAATGCGTGGTTTTTCAAGTCTCGTTCCGGCTGGAAAAATTATGCTTTGGTTTTATTGGCCTTGGCGGGAACCTTTATTCTGATGGACGCAAATCTTCAAGGAGTCAACACCGGTGATCTTTGGACGATTGGTTGTTCGGTCATCGCCGCTTTTCACATTATTTATATCGGCCGCATTTCAAACCGTGTCGGCAATGCGTTTCGCTTTAATAATTTTCAATCTTTGTGGTGCTTAGCTTTTCTGACTCCCCTTTTATTAACTCAAGATAAAATCAACATAAGTTCAGAGCACTGGCTTCCTTGGATTGGCGTGATCTGTTTGGGAGTGGCTTCGAGTGTGATTGCGTTTTATTTGCAAGTGCGCACACAAAAAGTTCTGTCGGATGCGACAGCGAGTATGCTGTTTTTATTGGAGTCGCCATTTGCGGCAATCTTTGGATATTTTATTTTAAGTGAGCGCCTGACGTTGTTTCAACTCTCAGGCGCCTTGATGATTTTAATCGCTTCTATTCTGCAGATTCTTTGGGACCCTTCTTCAAAGACCACAGGAACGAAATCGCAATCACAAGTCCTCCACTAA